A region of Clostridia bacterium DNA encodes the following proteins:
- a CDS encoding family 20 glycosylhydrolase, giving the protein MIIPKPKHYKESGVLNILPCIASDDIFSSCKKAFSRIAYKVFGLCFKEGEGGIYVKHKEALAEEEYEIQGNTVFAKTKAGASYGLSTLLQLLERDGDQYLLRNTEITDKPDNAFRGLMIDLGRQFHPFETLISYVDLCYVNKIKFLQLHFTDNELWTLPLDCLPEAATKGKAYTKTELSFLVEYAKDAEIELVPEFEGIGHSAHLNAVYPNRFGNEYDTEKSSETDGAINVEATFNDNIMCIGRPTIFEDIRAMLTEIAEIFKQSKYIHVGCDEARHQNWLSCKHCRKYMKENGFASTRSMYSHFARKIIDICFSLGRTPIVWEGFPKEGSEEISRDTIVVSWENFYQTTNELLDGGFKIINASWKPLYILPPTASFADAEDLNWSVAGYDWNLYKWDNWAKFSKAYGGMEIQPDNSVIGGMLCTWSCTYEQEIKRVLKDLPALSDRTWNTTGYVDTEAFDGAVQGLLEIEKRLV; this is encoded by the coding sequence TTGATTATACCAAAGCCCAAGCATTACAAAGAAAGCGGTGTTTTAAATATTTTACCCTGCATCGCTTCTGACGATATATTTTCTTCCTGTAAAAAGGCGTTTTCACGCATTGCTTACAAGGTTTTCGGTTTGTGTTTTAAAGAGGGCGAGGGCGGAATTTATGTTAAGCACAAGGAAGCTTTAGCCGAAGAGGAATATGAGATACAGGGAAACACCGTTTTTGCCAAAACAAAAGCCGGTGCGTCTTACGGGCTTTCTACCTTGCTTCAGCTTTTAGAACGCGACGGAGATCAGTATCTTTTAAGGAATACCGAAATTACAGATAAACCCGATAACGCCTTCCGCGGTCTTATGATTGATCTCGGAAGACAGTTTCATCCCTTTGAAACCCTTATATCCTATGTTGACTTATGTTATGTCAACAAGATTAAATTTTTACAACTTCATTTTACGGATAACGAGCTGTGGACGCTTCCCTTGGATTGCTTGCCTGAGGCAGCAACCAAGGGAAAGGCGTACACAAAAACAGAACTTTCTTTTTTGGTTGAATACGCAAAAGATGCGGAAATTGAGCTTGTTCCCGAATTTGAGGGAATCGGACATTCCGCTCATTTAAATGCCGTTTATCCGAATCGCTTCGGAAATGAATATGATACTGAAAAATCAAGCGAGACAGATGGCGCAATTAACGTAGAAGCTACATTTAATGATAACATTATGTGTATCGGAAGACCCACTATTTTTGAAGACATCCGCGCAATGCTTACTGAAATTGCCGAAATTTTTAAACAATCAAAATATATTCATGTAGGATGTGACGAGGCAAGACATCAGAACTGGCTTTCTTGTAAGCATTGCCGAAAATATATGAAAGAAAACGGGTTTGCCTCAACCCGAAGTATGTACAGCCATTTTGCCAGGAAAATTATAGACATTTGTTTTTCTCTCGGAAGAACGCCCATTGTATGGGAGGGATTCCCTAAAGAGGGGTCGGAAGAGATTTCAAGAGACACAATCGTTGTTTCGTGGGAAAACTTTTATCAGACCACAAACGAGCTTTTAGACGGCGGCTTTAAAATTATCAACGCCTCCTGGAAGCCTCTGTATATCCTGCCACCCACCGCTTCTTTCGCTGATGCGGAAGATTTGAATTGGTCTGTTGCAGGATACGACTGGAACCTTTATAAATGGGACAACTGGGCAAAGTTTTCAAAGGCATACGGCGGTATGGAAATTCAGCCGGACAACAGTGTTATCGGTGGTATGCTCTGTACCTGGAGCTGTACATATGAACAGGAAATAAAAAGAGTTTTAAAAGACCTTCCGGCATTGTCGGACAGAACCTGGAACACCACCGGCTATGTCGACACCGAAGCATTTGACGGTGCAGTCCAAGGACTGCTTGAAATAGAAAAAAGACTTGTATAG
- a CDS encoding copper amine oxidase N-terminal domain-containing protein — MKRFVALLVCFAILFSILATLPIMAEQRDVTVLINGTPLVSAVSPVVTDSAILIPLRAVSEALGATVQWNEANETFVVAGKNGKRLTVTLKSDIATVDGTPVKLDAAAISADSEALVPLEFLCDSLNFTSRWDAETYTASLTSKQITADSVIYFYGSAHFDLGCWIPEGNYAMRGKSATSVDSDIFIENTTDDAVLNFNIVAPGTYKVWVSSKDFPNDHPGRRFFRVAVDGVRSDVTFGAHGKSGYAWQEAGVYDFDEGTHTLNLQDTSAYYARCGGVIITGDLDYVPSNVEAEYAVYYADDGTNSQLVPARYPLWATRAMSDTKTETIENDKMKMVFYQGNGEKGSLVQNEIYMKKDNEWILVKARSEELGVLAMRALEAPYNAERPLVDLSALSKMVFRATYEGFDREVTFGATQEFYKTGRPEWLIPTSMTRNGDAIVLGMSSDNLNATLTFEFDALCQEPKATFNATMKTDGAYSFAFFTGNEFEDGSFSRVTAPLSFVKDFVPEDSCVLSEYMMFTPMVTFTFGEGENAMTKGVVVDPTYVRQGVATPGDSAFGVMFRSPNGYVRGQLVAPLLNDKGSQFKAGESYDFAYRIVYNNADWYENYVHVAEDMYNCVDLRTNYYHSINEAIYNTTDLVLDDVYGGWDDKDKGFYNMEASGYVSQSNIIELAQRYALTENEQILEERLVPSVAFALSRGGKHFKSVAGEASYTRFAPAPLTGPDKTISPAAYIGMYQFSQGRTPYLLNLGLASFSAASNLGAVSGYNAMNDMFPDQRYIDALKAKADSFIESDLNNPQSDFNNRPFVGGYVPEDSNNLLNTFIQAYEVTGEQKYLDAATEAAHLSMSTLWTTGYQNDYATKTYTVDPVKTAERMEANGNAKWFFHKDGVQWRVGNPYGVVTKASDAQNKLKEESAPGWVPARAGMSTEHFATPANANAITMNMWAGTMLRMSEYTDDAFLLTQARNAIVGKFGNYGGYYWDRYLLHDKQARYPYDGPDYNMIYWHHIPVFLGLLEDFLINEVWLRSEKNIEFPSVVNSGYAYFTSNQYGFKPGKFYDEEDMWLWLDRGIVEPDSIEVSYLTARKENTLGVALVNESEKPLTTTVTLGEKIPNAASYSETATLYDKDGNQSTVAITDGKFTVTIPGRDIVSVVLHPEVDVPLFARDYTVSNTLGDTSKAFKDGKAHVLQFNGENYYAYIYTTKMAEDTKSVTFDYTIGEKEESVVVDEYPFETIIKVPADQDIQFKVTATALDGTNSVLAKSFLRPLSADEIKPYTYGAYEEEKQISLLSDFESFTIPVTAIGLSDTKLFRLVVSTEELLKGTGLETVADGEMAGAKVSAVLYDKAGEGIALLESTILSNEVRENGTTVLVVPPTENAKADIYASIKTATTAKIISPNGNFETHKAMVENPNLLKAPVDLSYSSTGADSGYAGYKGETVSFVLRNGEEIAKALGFKLEKGLKFSVYNTGNNYDGLVLNGDISYKGVAAVQNGDGSFVYEEDGTTVKTEEFEYTYKLVNAPVIGFRTNSAGTALVVEINGEDYYDATGTQKVGVNRRYSAAKAKMFTEKLSNAVLSNQSQTTGIYYDTGRFPEGTIFIPVTEFVNEADSVWPGTLSKSVMTANNEHEYKVWDEQNTAMQNGKGPSMVYKSKVEGTYDVWVMRADLDQTNATTRAAKFYIDDVLYNSTARPEAFAGEAAKDRYFFWSKQDGATVTLKKDQKFKVQYAKQSDTYCRLAMIALVPSSEETNLFLTSTDIYSGPTAISQETAEILRPLYLEKVVLSKEPVQATVNGTEYDVVASKISTDIFGDDILTPTVADAVAAAGLTARADGTTAEYITVNGKEAVNVHKIPLHANDVITVSEATLNAFSPVSVESLFSACGEALKFKLCFNVAQLHNAKLNFALTYAEDGSYVENETDGEGLLGAYITGYLQNTTDYTLNGVTVPANTKQLLTHPEHHPLVGYDAKNNTRLDVYVDHLTYKDKENALVALPDSTTTATWKPYHMSSNPKLDKTNLYLVDAGTTFKVEVTKREDKFALSSDGTVTARLFVVNYGSGGEMLGVESIEDVVITPLTPYVGAISDNRKVYVWSAKPYAGADAPGGSTLAPLCEPITK, encoded by the coding sequence TTGAAAAGATTTGTTGCTTTACTGGTTTGCTTTGCAATATTGTTTTCAATTTTGGCTACACTTCCCATTATGGCAGAGCAAAGGGATGTTACAGTATTGATAAACGGAACACCACTTGTATCCGCGGTTTCCCCTGTGGTTACAGACTCGGCAATTCTGATTCCGCTACGCGCTGTTTCAGAGGCACTTGGTGCAACCGTGCAGTGGAATGAAGCAAATGAAACATTTGTTGTCGCAGGTAAAAACGGGAAACGTCTGACCGTTACTTTGAAGTCTGATATTGCAACGGTTGACGGCACACCCGTGAAATTAGATGCAGCTGCAATTTCAGCAGACAGCGAAGCACTTGTTCCGCTGGAATTTCTTTGTGATAGCCTGAACTTTACATCCCGGTGGGATGCTGAAACGTATACCGCTTCCCTGACAAGCAAACAAATAACCGCGGACAGCGTTATTTATTTTTACGGGAGCGCGCATTTTGATTTGGGATGTTGGATTCCCGAGGGGAATTATGCCATGAGAGGCAAATCTGCGACTTCCGTTGATTCCGATATTTTTATCGAAAACACAACAGACGATGCAGTTTTGAATTTTAACATTGTAGCTCCGGGTACATACAAAGTATGGGTAAGCTCTAAAGACTTCCCGAATGACCATCCGGGCAGAAGATTTTTCCGCGTGGCAGTTGACGGTGTTCGCTCCGACGTTACCTTCGGTGCCCACGGCAAATCAGGCTATGCGTGGCAGGAAGCAGGCGTCTATGACTTTGACGAAGGAACGCATACGCTGAATCTTCAGGATACCTCTGCTTATTATGCCCGTTGCGGTGGTGTAATCATAACCGGCGATTTAGATTATGTTCCCTCCAATGTTGAAGCGGAATACGCGGTATATTACGCAGATGACGGAACCAACAGTCAGCTTGTGCCTGCCCGGTATCCCCTGTGGGCAACACGGGCAATGTCTGATACCAAAACCGAAACCATTGAAAACGACAAAATGAAAATGGTGTTTTATCAGGGCAACGGCGAGAAGGGTTCACTTGTTCAGAACGAAATCTATATGAAGAAGGATAATGAATGGATTTTGGTCAAAGCAAGAAGCGAGGAATTGGGCGTTCTTGCAATGCGTGCTTTGGAGGCACCCTACAATGCCGAACGTCCCTTAGTGGATCTTTCAGCCCTTTCGAAAATGGTATTTCGTGCAACCTATGAGGGCTTTGACAGAGAAGTAACATTTGGTGCAACACAGGAATTTTACAAAACAGGCAGACCGGAATGGCTGATTCCCACCTCCATGACAAGAAATGGAGATGCCATTGTTTTAGGAATGTCTTCCGATAATCTGAACGCAACGTTAACCTTTGAATTTGATGCACTGTGTCAGGAACCCAAGGCGACTTTTAACGCAACCATGAAAACAGACGGTGCGTATTCCTTTGCCTTTTTTACGGGCAATGAATTTGAAGACGGTTCTTTCAGCAGAGTAACTGCACCGCTGAGCTTTGTTAAGGATTTTGTACCCGAGGACAGCTGTGTGCTTTCGGAATACATGATGTTTACACCCATGGTAACCTTTACCTTCGGAGAAGGGGAAAATGCGATGACCAAAGGGGTTGTGGTGGATCCGACTTATGTGCGACAAGGGGTTGCAACTCCCGGTGATTCAGCATTCGGTGTGATGTTCCGTTCCCCGAACGGCTACGTTCGCGGCCAGCTGGTTGCACCGCTTTTAAATGATAAGGGTTCACAGTTTAAAGCAGGAGAATCATACGATTTTGCATACAGAATTGTGTATAACAATGCCGATTGGTATGAAAATTATGTTCATGTGGCAGAGGATATGTATAACTGTGTGGACTTAAGAACCAATTACTATCATTCCATTAACGAAGCCATTTATAATACCACGGATCTTGTTTTGGACGATGTCTATGGTGGTTGGGACGATAAAGACAAGGGCTTTTATAATATGGAAGCGAGCGGGTATGTAAGTCAGTCCAATATCATTGAACTTGCACAGCGCTATGCCTTAACCGAAAACGAGCAGATTCTGGAGGAAAGACTGGTTCCTTCTGTTGCTTTTGCGCTGTCCAGAGGCGGTAAGCATTTTAAAAGTGTTGCGGGCGAAGCGTCTTATACCCGGTTTGCACCTGCACCGCTTACCGGCCCGGATAAAACCATTTCGCCGGCGGCATATATCGGAATGTATCAGTTTTCGCAGGGAAGAACACCGTATCTTTTAAATTTAGGTCTTGCCAGCTTTTCGGCTGCCTCAAATCTCGGGGCTGTTTCAGGTTATAACGCAATGAACGATATGTTTCCCGATCAAAGATACATAGATGCTTTGAAAGCAAAAGCAGACAGCTTTATTGAAAGTGATCTTAACAACCCCCAAAGTGACTTTAACAACAGACCTTTTGTCGGAGGTTATGTGCCGGAAGATTCCAATAACTTGCTAAACACCTTTATTCAGGCTTATGAAGTCACGGGCGAGCAGAAATATTTAGATGCGGCAACAGAGGCGGCGCATTTAAGTATGTCTACCCTCTGGACAACGGGCTACCAGAATGATTATGCCACAAAAACGTATACAGTCGATCCCGTTAAAACCGCAGAAAGAATGGAAGCAAACGGGAACGCAAAATGGTTTTTCCATAAAGACGGTGTGCAATGGAGAGTGGGCAACCCTTATGGCGTTGTAACCAAGGCATCGGATGCACAGAACAAACTAAAGGAAGAATCTGCACCGGGCTGGGTACCTGCAAGAGCAGGAATGTCTACCGAGCATTTTGCAACGCCGGCAAACGCCAATGCCATTACCATGAACATGTGGGCAGGCACCATGCTCCGTATGTCGGAGTACACAGATGATGCATTTCTTCTGACCCAGGCAAGAAATGCCATAGTCGGCAAATTCGGTAACTATGGCGGCTATTATTGGGATCGCTATCTTCTGCATGACAAGCAGGCACGCTATCCCTACGACGGTCCCGACTACAACATGATTTACTGGCATCATATCCCTGTATTCTTAGGACTTTTAGAAGATTTCCTGATCAATGAAGTGTGGCTGCGTTCGGAGAAAAATATAGAATTTCCCTCTGTTGTCAATTCGGGCTATGCATACTTTACATCCAATCAGTACGGTTTTAAGCCGGGGAAATTTTATGATGAAGAAGATATGTGGCTGTGGCTGGACCGAGGGATTGTTGAGCCGGACAGCATTGAGGTGAGCTATCTTACTGCGAGAAAAGAAAATACCCTTGGCGTTGCCCTTGTAAATGAGAGCGAAAAACCGCTTACCACTACCGTTACACTCGGTGAAAAAATTCCAAACGCTGCATCTTACAGCGAAACGGCAACCCTTTATGACAAAGACGGCAACCAATCCACCGTTGCAATTACAGACGGAAAATTTACGGTAACCATTCCCGGAAGGGACATTGTATCTGTTGTTTTACATCCGGAGGTGGATGTGCCATTGTTTGCGCGCGACTACACCGTTTCAAATACTTTGGGCGACACAAGTAAGGCGTTTAAAGACGGTAAGGCGCATGTTTTACAGTTTAATGGCGAGAATTATTATGCCTATATTTATACCACCAAAATGGCAGAGGATACAAAATCCGTAACCTTTGACTATACCATCGGCGAAAAGGAAGAAAGTGTAGTGGTGGACGAATATCCTTTTGAAACCATCATCAAAGTGCCTGCGGATCAGGATATTCAGTTTAAAGTAACCGCAACAGCTCTTGACGGAACAAATTCCGTGCTTGCCAAAAGCTTTTTGCGTCCGCTATCCGCAGACGAAATTAAGCCGTATACCTATGGTGCGTATGAAGAGGAAAAACAGATTTCTCTGTTGTCTGATTTTGAGAGTTTTACCATACCGGTTACTGCAATCGGATTGAGTGATACAAAGCTGTTCCGTCTTGTGGTGTCCACCGAGGAACTTTTAAAAGGTACAGGACTTGAAACCGTTGCAGACGGCGAAATGGCAGGCGCAAAGGTCAGTGCGGTTTTGTATGACAAAGCAGGCGAGGGAATAGCCCTGCTCGAAAGCACAATTCTTTCCAATGAAGTTCGTGAAAATGGGACAACTGTTCTGGTTGTGCCGCCAACAGAAAATGCAAAGGCGGATATTTATGCAAGCATCAAAACCGCGACAACCGCAAAAATCATTTCGCCTAACGGAAACTTTGAGACACACAAAGCAATGGTTGAAAATCCCAATCTCCTTAAAGCACCGGTTGACCTGTCATATAGCTCCACGGGTGCTGATTCCGGATATGCAGGCTACAAAGGGGAAACGGTATCTTTTGTTCTTAGAAACGGAGAAGAGATTGCAAAAGCCCTTGGTTTTAAACTGGAAAAAGGTCTTAAATTTTCAGTGTATAATACAGGCAATAACTATGATGGTCTTGTGCTGAACGGTGACATCAGCTATAAAGGTGTTGCTGCTGTGCAAAATGGAGATGGCTCGTTTGTTTATGAAGAAGATGGCACAACCGTAAAAACCGAGGAATTTGAGTATACCTATAAATTGGTGAATGCACCTGTTATCGGTTTCCGCACAAACAGCGCAGGTACAGCGCTGGTTGTTGAAATCAACGGCGAGGACTACTATGATGCGACGGGCACGCAAAAGGTTGGTGTAAACAGACGTTATTCGGCTGCTAAAGCAAAGATGTTTACCGAAAAGCTTTCCAATGCGGTGCTGAGCAATCAGTCGCAGACGACGGGTATTTATTATGATACGGGCAGATTTCCGGAGGGAACCATCTTTATTCCCGTAACGGAATTTGTAAATGAAGCAGACAGTGTATGGCCGGGTACGCTTTCAAAATCTGTCATGACCGCTAACAATGAGCATGAATACAAAGTCTGGGACGAACAAAATACAGCCATGCAAAACGGCAAAGGCCCGTCTATGGTATACAAATCCAAGGTGGAAGGCACTTATGATGTCTGGGTTATGCGTGCCGACCTTGATCAGACAAATGCCACAACCCGTGCTGCAAAATTCTATATTGATGATGTATTGTACAACTCAACCGCAAGACCTGAAGCTTTTGCAGGAGAAGCGGCAAAAGACCGATACTTCTTCTGGTCCAAGCAGGACGGTGCAACCGTAACCCTTAAAAAAGATCAGAAATTTAAAGTGCAGTATGCAAAGCAGTCCGACACCTATTGCCGTCTTGCCATGATTGCACTCGTTCCTTCTTCAGAGGAGACGAATCTTTTTCTCACAAGCACTGATATTTATTCAGGTCCCACTGCAATTTCGCAGGAAACTGCAGAGATACTAAGACCTCTGTATCTGGAAAAAGTTGTGTTAAGCAAGGAGCCGGTTCAGGCTACGGTAAACGGAACCGAATATGATGTGGTTGCAAGCAAAATCAGCACCGATATTTTCGGAGACGATATTTTAACGCCTACCGTTGCAGATGCTGTTGCAGCAGCAGGTCTTACGGCAAGAGCAGACGGTACGACTGCCGAATACATTACGGTAAACGGAAAAGAAGCTGTAAACGTGCATAAGATTCCGTTGCATGCAAACGATGTGATTACCGTTTCCGAGGCAACCTTAAATGCATTCTCGCCGGTTAGTGTGGAAAGTCTGTTTTCTGCATGTGGTGAGGCGTTGAAATTTAAGCTCTGCTTTAATGTGGCACAACTGCACAATGCAAAGCTCAACTTTGCCCTCACTTATGCAGAGGACGGCTCTTATGTGGAAAATGAAACAGACGGTGAGGGTCTTTTGGGTGCATACATTACGGGATATCTACAGAATACAACCGATTATACATTAAACGGCGTTACCGTACCTGCAAATACAAAACAGCTTCTCACACATCCGGAACATCATCCGCTTGTGGGCTACGATGCAAAAAACAACACCCGTTTAGATGTGTATGTGGATCATTTAACCTATAAAGATAAAGAAAATGCTTTGGTTGCATTGCCCGACAGTACAACTACCGCGACCTGGAAACCGTATCACATGTCAAGCAATCCCAAGCTGGATAAGACCAACCTGTATCTGGTGGATGCCGGCACAACCTTTAAGGTGGAAGTGACAAAGAGAGAGGATAAATTTGCACTTTCAAGTGACGGAACCGTAACCGCAAGGCTCTTTGTGGTAAATTACGGAAGCGGTGGAGAAATGCTGGGCGTAGAATCCATCGAAGATGTTGTAATTACGCCTCTTACTCCATATGTGGGCGCCATTTCGGATAACCGGAAGGTATATGTATGGAGTGCAAAACCGTATGCAGGGGCAGATGCACCCGGCGGCTCGACCTTAGCACCACTTTGTGAGCCGATTACAAAATAA
- a CDS encoding AraC family transcriptional regulator produces the protein MRKIQDFYELEKYRPEDYPFVAATIGHIDVQPYIDRVNGWDLNQFLWVTDGEGIFKAQGETFQLRKGQGLFTRKNIPHGYVPLGDSFSTSWVTFLNGDGLLKLYDVGDWFVFDVPDFLESSREQLYALCQTAKTLTSRAAHGYMWATELLDAISARELSATEKIHQFLEENCGSPITLDQIAEEIGMDRFSLCKYYRKETGETIMDTLKAIRIRRAKKLLRYGFDPVAEIGRQCGYDSVSYFIKNFREETGYTPLQYRQKRK, from the coding sequence ATGAGGAAAATACAAGACTTTTATGAATTGGAAAAATACCGTCCCGAGGACTACCCCTTCGTTGCAGCCACAATCGGGCACATTGATGTACAACCATACATAGACCGCGTAAATGGCTGGGATTTAAATCAATTCCTTTGGGTAACAGACGGCGAAGGCATATTTAAAGCTCAGGGCGAGACCTTTCAGCTCAGAAAAGGACAAGGGCTTTTTACCCGAAAGAATATACCGCACGGGTATGTACCGTTAGGCGACTCTTTTTCCACTTCCTGGGTTACATTTTTAAACGGCGACGGACTTTTAAAGCTTTACGACGTGGGAGATTGGTTTGTTTTTGACGTTCCGGATTTTCTGGAAAGCTCTCGTGAACAGCTATACGCTCTTTGTCAGACAGCAAAAACTCTCACATCCCGTGCAGCACACGGATACATGTGGGCAACAGAGCTTTTAGACGCCATCTCTGCCCGCGAGCTGTCGGCTACCGAAAAAATTCATCAATTCCTGGAGGAAAATTGCGGTTCGCCCATAACGTTGGATCAGATTGCAGAAGAAATCGGCATGGATAGATTTTCTCTTTGCAAATACTACCGTAAGGAAACCGGCGAGACCATTATGGACACCTTAAAAGCCATCCGCATACGGCGCGCCAAAAAACTGCTCCGCTACGGATTCGATCCGGTCGCGGAAATTGGTAGGCAATGTGGGTATGACAGTGTAAGCTACTTCATTAAAAACTTCCGGGAAGAAACCGGCTACACACCGCTTCAATATCGACAAAAAAGAAAATAA